The following nucleotide sequence is from Macaca fascicularis isolate 582-1 chromosome 15, T2T-MFA8v1.1.
aaaataaaaaaaaattagctatggtggtgacacacacctgtaatcccagctactcaggaggctaaggtaggagaatcacctgaacctgggaggtagaagatgcagtgagctgagatcaagccactgcactccagcctgggcgacaaagcaagattctgtctcaaaaaaaaaaaaaaagggtgcgTGTATAAAACGGCGCTTATTTGTACCAGTTCTGGTCCAGGAAGTAACAAGGTTTCCAAACATATAAAGCATCAAAAACTAAGcttaaaaaattagcaaacagggaggcatggtggctcacacctgtaattgtaatcccagcaccttgggagactgaggcggcagatcacctgaggtcaggagttcgagaccagcctggccaacatggcgaaaccccatctctactaaaaatacaaaaattagctgggcgtggtgatgtgtgcctgtaatcccagctatttgggaggctgaagcaggagaatcgcttgaacccgggaggtagaggttgcagcaagcctaATTTgagctactatactccagcctggctgacacagtgagactccatcttaaatagaagaaacaaaattgGTAAACAAATACAGTTTCAAACATAAAATGGAGCCAGGAAAAGGCTCGAGACACCCCGCACTGCAGCCCACCTGTGCGAGCTGCTTCATCCCACACGGGCGGCTGAGGAGGATGCACAAACTCCTCCAACGTTTTCCCAGCACAGCAGAGAGGGTCACACGGTCAGTCCCACAACCCACCCAGTGGCTCAGACAAAGAAGAAGTGGACCGAGCACTGGGGGAGGGCGCTggtctgcttttctgttttcGGGGTTTAGACCAGGGAAGAACAGCCCCAGTGGGCTCCCAGGTGGAGCAGCTCAGCCCCAGGCTGTGCCTCCTTGGCCGCCCTGTCCTGCTCTGCCAGGACCTCGGCCCTGAGGCTCGGGGACCAGGCCCACAGGTGGCCACTCCTACACTGTGGCTGTCCTCTGTCAGACACCACAGGTACGCCTGGAAATGGCGCCACACCTCACTTACCGTATCCACGGTTCCGCCCATCAAAATAAACTCCTTTGTGATGATTTCTACCATTTCTCGAACCTGTGAAGAAAGGCAAGGTGATGACAGTGTGGCCTGCGCCCGCCAGCCTGCTGACCCGTCTAGGCACGGACGCCCAGGTCTGGAAGGGCAGCCGTGCTGAGAACGGTGGCAAGCGGGGCCCTCACCTGTCTCGGGTCGGCGCTGGCATGGATGCAGAGGAGGCCAGTGTCCTCGTAGCTGTGGTGGTAGGAGGTCGCGTTATACATCCAGTGGTGCCTGGGAGGAAACGAGAGTCACGGGAGTGAAGGGGAAACTAGAGAAAAGTCACCTGGAAGGTGGCCTCATGGTCCAAAAACACACCTGGCCTGGCCGGAGAATACAGAAAAGAGCGCAACCAACCTGTTGAGCACGTTGAGGTAGAGCCTGGAGAACATGCCCTTGCCGGGCCCGCCAGCTGAGAAGGAGCCGCCTCCGCCCATCATCATGTTCAGCACCGCAAAGGGGATGAAGTCCTCCTCCTGCAGGGATGGAGGGCAGAGCTGGCTGAGCCGCCCACGCCGTGTCAGGAGTGCTGTCGGACACCAGGCACAGAGGGCAGAGGACACCAGGCTGGCTGGGCAGCCCACACTGCGTCAGGAGTGCCACTGGATGCCAGGAACGGAGGGCAGAGCTGGCTGAGCCGCCCAGACTACGTCAGGAGCGCCGTCGGACACCAGGGACGGAGGGCGGAACTGGCTGAGCAGCCCACACGGCACCAGGAACGCCACCAGACCCAGCACTAGGACTCACCAGGAAGGAGCAGCTCTCCAGTCCCACCATGATGTGCGTGAGCTCGGGGATGGGGGTCGGGCCCAGGCTGACATTGGACATGTCTCTTTCTAGCTGTAACcaagaaaacaagcaaatgtCGCCACATAAAAAACAGCGAGGGCTCGCAAACCCCAGATCAGATCATCCTCAGAGTGGTTACACAGAAATCCAatgccagccaggcacggtggctcatgtctaaaatcccagcatttggggaggtcaaggtgggcagatcacttgagtccaggagttcaagaccagcctgggcaacatggcaaaactccatctctaccaaaaatacaaaataaataaataaataaacaaacaaacaaataaatacaggctgggcacggtggctcacacctgtaatcccagcattttgggaggccgaggcaggtggatcatgaggtcaggagtttgagaccagcctggccaacatagcgaaaccccatctctatacaaaatttagccaggcctggtggtggtgagaaagctgaggcagaagaatcacttgaacccaggaggcggagcttgcagtgagccgagactgcaccactgcactccagcctgggcgacagagcgaggctccgtctcaaaacaaaaaatgcaacgCAGGCACTGGCAGACCCACACCCTTGAGGAAAGAACTGCGTCCACCTTCTGCGGGAGTTGCGCTCAGGCCTAGCAGTGCTCACCCTCAGCAGGGGACATATCCCTGCCCTGCGGTAGGATCACAGTATGTGTTAAGGCAAAGCGACAAGTGCAGTCAACACCTATCACCCTCAGAATCAATACAAAAACATGCCACGCCACGGGCCAGGGGACGTGTTCCCCACCCGAGGCCATGAGACGTTCCCGCCACTTCACCTTGGCAATCCCCCCAGTGTACTGGGCCACGGATCTGTCAACATCCACGGCCTCTGCGCTCCCCCAGGCCGGCTGGACTCCCAGGAGGTACTTCTGGGCACAGTCCACCAGATGTTCGTGTTCCACACCCACACCGGCCAGCACCATGCGGTCGGGAGTGTAGTAGTTCCTCAGGTAGGAATGCAGCACCTCCCGATTGATCTTGGCTATGTTTTCTGTGGGGCAGAAACGGTGGAGGCCAACTGTGTTCTCCCTGTAAGCCGCCTAATGGGGAAGAGCCACAGACACAGGTGACTGAAGACAGCGCGACCAGGCTTCCTCCAACAAGCAGCACCAGCGCCCATCTGCAGCCAGCCCTAGGAAAATCCTACGCAAGCTGATATTTTACTTGCAGTTTGGCAATAGCAGCTGCGTGTGTATTTATAAAAAGAGTAATCTGCCTCTCcagaataaaaatttacaaaaagcaTAAGATTAATTGTGTTAAGGAGTAAAGACCTAGTTACTATAAGAACCGGAAAATACGAACATTGTATAAACAACAGACTCAAAAATCAAGAATGTtctaagctgggcacagtgactcacgtctgtaatcccagctacctgggaggcagaggcaggaggatcacctgagctgagcccaggagtgcaagaccaatGTATGCAATGTGGagagatctcatctcaaaaaacacaaactaaaaTGTTACATACACAGCCATAACCTGCAAGGACAACATCAAGGAGGCAAACcaacccctccccaccacccctggTGTCACGAGGGTCACTGAGCGGGGTGCAGGGGCATTCTCAAGTTTGACATTTTACTTCATGAATCATCTCAGTGAGAAGTGGCTCTGGGTCAGGTCGCAGGTTCAGGTCCTCCAGCTCAAACTGGACCGCCATCCGCGTCATCTCGACTTCCTCATCTGCAAGAGAACCCAAAGGCGGGCTCGGTCTGCAATGGCACAGATGAGGAACACAGCAGTGACCCACAGCTTGTGTGCTGGCCTGAGCGCCGCTTGTTGGTGGCTGTTGGCAGTCACCTCTGCCTTCATCTAGGGGCAGACTGGGTGCTTGTGTGAGTGAGGGGGACTGCCACAGGAAGCAGGAGCTGGGAGGCCTGGGCCTCTCATCCCACATCAGCCACAAAGCAGCCATGTGAGCCTGCTAAGCCCTGGCTTCTTTGCTGGTGAAAGGCACTGAGGATACCGGACCTGTCCATCTCCATCCCAAGTGCTGCTGTGAGGACACGAGACCAGACATGAAGGTGCATAGAAACAGAGGCAcactgctgggcgcagtggctcgtgcctgtaatcccagcactttgggaggccgaggtgggcggattacctgaggtcaggagttcaagaccagcctggccaacactgcgaaaccccgtctctactaaaatacaaaaattagctgggcgtggtggtgggcgcctgtagtcccagctactggggaggctgaggcaggagaatcgcttgaacccgggaggtggaggttgcaataagccaagatcacaccactgcactccagcctgggcgacagagcgagactctatctccaaaaagaaacagaggcacagacagATGTCAAGGGTACAGCTGCGACAAGAAGATCTTAACGTGGGACTGTAGCCTTTGAACACCAAGACCAGACTGCTGTGAAACAGGGCACCCTTAGGGTATCTGGAAAAGCCAACATTCCCCTCTCCTGGCCCCCTGGCAGGGACTCAAAGTCCTGCCATCTGCAAGGCTGAGGAGGGCAATGGAAACAGTGAAATGGACATTTCTGGCACACACCATTCAAGTTGTTTAAAGACAGTCGGAGGCACCCTTCCAAAACGGAAGAACCAATTTCACTAAAAACATCCCAGGGCACGGATGTCTCAAATACACACTCTCTGAAACACCAAGGACTTTTACAATCAccagcagttttttgtttttttcctttttgtggaaaacagagtcttgctatgttgctcaggctggtctcgaagtcctgggctcaagtgatcctcccatccctgcatccctaaatgctgggattatagacgtgagccagcacgcctggctactggccctatttctttcttcctttctatttttgagacagggcctcactctgttgcccaggctggagtgcagtggcacaattatgggtcacggcagcctcaacctctcaggctcaaactatcttcccacctcagcctccagagtagctaggactccaaGTGtaagcaaccacacccagctaattcttgtatctttttttgtagagacagggtttcgccatgttgcccaggctggtctcaaactccgaactcgtgggctcaagcgatctgcctgcctgagcctcccaaagtcctgggattccaggtgtgagccaccgtgcctggacccagcactatttctttcttcttttttttttttttttgagatagagtctcactctgtcgcccaggctgaagtacagtggcacgatctcggctcactgcaagctccacctcccagattcacaccattctcctgccttagcctcccaagtagctggacatacaggcacccgccaccatgcctgattaattttttatatttttagtagagatggggtttcaccgtgttagccaggatggtctcgatctcctgacctcgtgatctgcccacctcggcctcccaaactgctgggattacaggcgtgagccaccgcgtctggcccctAGCACTATTTCTTACGAGATCTCGCTGTCGCTTTGTGTTGGCCTGAAGCTCCAGTTACACAACTACAAGGTGCTCTTCCTCACGGCTACAGGGCTTCCACAAACCTTTCTGGCCTTCCCTATGTCCAGGCCCACCTCAAACGCCAGCGGGTGGGATCCACACCTGTTAGCCGAGGCTGCAGAACCACATCAGCCAGTAAGCCGACCACCGTGTCCAAGCCTTTGCTATCAGCAGACACAGCATACATCGTGGTGTctctggaagaaaaaagaagcccACAATGCCCGGTCCTGAGCTTACACTCTGCTCAACAGTCAGGGGATGCTCAAGCTTTGCATGCCAGGGGGACAAATGCCAGGCCCTGAGCTCACACTCTGCTGAGCAGCCAGGGGGACGCTCAGGCTTTGCGTGCCAGGGGCACCTCCTACCCTTTGTTGGGGACTGGCAGACATTTCAGGGGATGCTTGAGGTTTGCGTGCCGGGGGCACCTCCTACCCTTTGTCGGGGAACAGCAGAcacttttcccctttctcttctcctgTTTTACAGTGTGAATGCTTAGTAGGCAGGACTCAGCTACACACAGCTTGAGTCAAAATGGAGCCACTTCTGAGAGAGGTTTTTGTAACTATAGTCTCTCTCAAAAGGTGAAGTGTTTCATCCCAGCCTCCTGTTGACTGAATGA
It contains:
- the PMPCA gene encoding mitochondrial-processing peptidase subunit alpha isoform X2; amino-acid sequence: MAAVVLVATRLLRGSGCWSGSRLRFGPSAYRRFSSGGAYPNIPLSSPLPGVPKPVFASVDGQEKFETKVTTLDNGLHVASQNKFGQFCTVGILINSGSRYEAKYLSGIAHFLEKLAFSSTARFDSKDEILLTLEKHGGICDCQTSRDTTMYAVSADSKGLDTVVGLLADVVLQPRLTDEEVEMTRMAVQFELEDLNLRPDPEPLLTEMIHEAAYRENTVGLHRFCPTENIAKINREVLHSYLRNYYTPDRMVLAGVGVEHEHLVDCAQKYLLGVQPAWGSAEAVDVDRSVAQYTGGIAKLERDMSNVSLGPTPIPELTHIMVGLESCSFLEEDFIPFAVLNMMMGGGGSFSAGGPGKGMFSRLYLNVLNRHHWMYNATSYHHSYEDTGLLCIHASADPRQVREMVEIITKEFILMGGTVDTVELERAKTQLTSMLMMNLESRPVIFEDVGRQVLATRSRKLPHELCTLIRNVKPEDVKRVASKMLRGKPAVAALGDLTDLPTYEHIQTALSSKDGRLPRTYRLFR